Proteins encoded together in one Geothermobacter ehrlichii window:
- the rplX gene encoding 50S ribosomal protein L24, with the protein MAAKKYHVKKDDTVMVLAGKEKGKTGKVLRVLRDSDRVIVENLNMVKRHTRPSQANQEGGIIEKEAPIAISNVMLVCGACNKATRTGYRFLDDGSKVRFCKKCNEIVDK; encoded by the coding sequence ATGGCAGCGAAGAAATATCATGTAAAAAAGGATGACACCGTCATGGTGCTTGCCGGCAAGGAGAAGGGGAAGACCGGCAAGGTCCTGCGGGTGCTGCGTGACAGTGACCGGGTCATCGTCGAAAACCTCAACATGGTGAAACGGCACACCCGTCCCAGCCAGGCCAACCAGGAAGGCGGGATCATCGAAAAAGAGGCGCCGATCGCCATTTCCAACGTGATGCTGGTCTGCGGTGCCTGCAACAAGGCCACCCGCACCGGCTATCGCTTCCTGGATGACGGTTCCAAGGTCCGCTTCTGCAAGAAGTGCAACGAAATCGTCGACAAGTAA
- the rplN gene encoding 50S ribosomal protein L14: MIQMQTMLDVADNSGARKLCCIKVPGGSKRKYAGLGDVIVCSVKEAMPNSKVKKGDVVKAVIVRTKKEIRRQDGSYIRFDNNSAVVINNAGEPIGTRIFGPVARELRAKRYMKIVSLAPEVL; the protein is encoded by the coding sequence ATGATCCAGATGCAAACCATGCTCGATGTGGCGGACAATTCCGGGGCCAGGAAACTCTGCTGCATCAAGGTCCCGGGAGGGTCCAAGCGCAAGTACGCCGGCCTGGGGGATGTCATCGTCTGTTCCGTCAAGGAAGCGATGCCGAACTCCAAGGTCAAGAAGGGTGATGTCGTCAAGGCTGTCATCGTCCGCACCAAGAAGGAGATCCGGCGGCAGGATGGCAGCTACATCCGTTTCGACAACAACTCGGCCGTTGTGATCAACAATGCCGGCGAGCCGATCGGGACCCGTATCTTTGGTCCCGTCGCGAGGGAACTGCGTGCCAAACGGTACATGAAGATCGTTTCCCTCGCTCCGGAAGTCCTGTAA
- the rpsQ gene encoding 30S ribosomal protein S17, whose product MTQRGNRKERVGIVVSDKMDKTVVVKVDNLVKHPVYKKYIKRRYTCKAHDERNECRVGDKVLIVETRPLSKQKRWRVRQILEKNV is encoded by the coding sequence ATGACGCAGCGTGGTAACAGAAAAGAGCGGGTAGGGATCGTGGTCAGCGACAAGATGGACAAGACCGTCGTTGTCAAGGTTGACAATCTGGTCAAGCATCCCGTGTACAAGAAATACATCAAGCGTCGCTACACCTGCAAAGCTCATGACGAGAGAAACGAATGCAGGGTCGGCGACAAGGTTCTGATTGTCGAGACCCGGCCGCTCTCCAAGCAAAAACGCTGGCGGGTCCGCCAGATTCTCGAAAAGAACGTCTAA
- the rpmC gene encoding 50S ribosomal protein L29, protein MKAKELRELSVAELEKKVSELNQELFNLRFQLHTGHLENTARIGQVRKDIARTRTILREKQA, encoded by the coding sequence ATGAAGGCTAAGGAACTGAGAGAGCTCAGTGTGGCTGAGTTGGAGAAGAAAGTCAGCGAGCTGAACCAGGAGCTGTTCAACCTCCGGTTCCAGCTGCATACCGGCCACCTTGAAAATACCGCCCGCATCGGGCAGGTGCGCAAGGACATCGCGCGGACCAGGACCATCCTGCGCGAGAAGCAGGCTTAA
- the rplP gene encoding 50S ribosomal protein L16, which translates to MLMPKKVKHRKQFKGRMKGAAKGGTELNFGDYGLQATECGWLSSRQIEAARRAMTRYIKRGGKIWIRVFPDKPLTRKPAETRMGKGKGSPESWVAVIKPGVMLYEMQGVSEEVAREAMRLGAHKLPMKTKFVCREDSHEG; encoded by the coding sequence ATGTTAATGCCCAAGAAGGTCAAGCATAGAAAACAGTTCAAGGGGCGCATGAAGGGCGCCGCCAAGGGTGGCACCGAGCTCAATTTCGGCGACTATGGTCTGCAGGCGACCGAATGCGGCTGGCTTTCGTCGCGTCAGATCGAGGCCGCACGCCGTGCCATGACGCGCTATATCAAGCGTGGCGGAAAGATCTGGATCCGGGTCTTCCCCGACAAGCCGCTGACCCGCAAGCCGGCCGAGACCCGAATGGGCAAGGGCAAGGGCTCGCCCGAAAGCTGGGTCGCCGTCATCAAGCCGGGCGTGATGCTGTACGAGATGCAGGGGGTGTCTGAAGAGGTCGCCCGCGAGGCGATGCGCCTTGGGGCCCACAAGCTGCCCATGAAGACCAAGTTTGTGTGCAGGGAGGACTCCCATGAAGGCTAA
- the rpsC gene encoding 30S ribosomal protein S3, which yields MGQKVHPIGFRLGVIRTWDSKWFATSKDYANLLHEDIKLRDYLKKRLYHAGISKIELERAAGKVKVNIHAARPGIIIGKKGAEVEALKSELARLTDKEVFINIQEVRKPEVDAQLVAENVALQLERRVAFRRAMKKAVGQALKFGAEGIKVECSGRLGGAEMSRREWYREGRVPLHTLRADIDYGFAEAKTTYGIIGVKVLIFKGEVLSQEQAAGQ from the coding sequence TTGGGCCAGAAAGTTCATCCGATAGGATTCCGTCTCGGAGTCATCCGTACCTGGGATTCGAAGTGGTTCGCCACCTCGAAGGATTATGCGAACCTGCTGCATGAGGATATCAAGCTCCGGGATTACCTCAAGAAGCGGCTCTATCACGCCGGTATCTCCAAGATCGAGCTGGAGCGGGCAGCCGGAAAGGTGAAGGTCAACATTCACGCCGCCCGGCCCGGCATCATCATCGGAAAGAAGGGCGCCGAAGTCGAAGCTCTCAAGAGTGAACTGGCCAGGCTGACCGACAAGGAAGTCTTCATCAACATCCAGGAGGTCCGTAAGCCTGAAGTCGATGCCCAGCTGGTCGCCGAGAACGTCGCCCTGCAGCTCGAGCGGCGTGTCGCCTTCCGGCGCGCGATGAAGAAGGCTGTCGGCCAGGCGCTGAAGTTCGGGGCCGAGGGGATCAAGGTCGAGTGTTCCGGCCGTCTCGGCGGCGCCGAGATGAGCCGCCGGGAGTGGTATCGCGAAGGCCGGGTGCCGTTGCACACCCTGCGCGCCGACATCGACTACGGATTTGCCGAAGCCAAGACGACCTACGGCATCATCGGCGTCAAGGTCCTCATCTTCAAGGGTGAGGTCCTCAGCCAGGAGCAGGCTGCAGGCCAGTAA
- the rplV gene encoding 50S ribosomal protein L22, translating to MEAKARLRYARLSPRKARWVVDMIRGKRVQDALTTLKFSPQKAAGIVAGVVNSAIANAEQKGVADVDRLYIKSIFVDQGPALKRFIPRAQGRATRIRKPTSHITVVLDEK from the coding sequence ATGGAAGCCAAGGCCAGATTGAGATACGCACGTCTGTCGCCCCGCAAGGCGCGCTGGGTCGTCGACATGATTCGCGGCAAGCGGGTGCAGGACGCCCTGACGACCCTGAAGTTTTCGCCGCAGAAGGCGGCGGGTATTGTCGCCGGCGTCGTCAACTCGGCCATCGCCAACGCTGAACAGAAGGGCGTTGCCGATGTCGACAGACTCTATATCAAATCGATTTTTGTCGACCAGGGGCCGGCGCTGAAGCGGTTTATCCCGCGCGCCCAGGGCCGTGCCACCCGCATCCGTAAACCGACCAGCCATATTACCGTGGTCCTGGATGAGAAATAG
- the rpsS gene encoding 30S ribosomal protein S19 — MARSIKKGPYVEESLMRKIDPDAAPDSRKVIKTWSRRSTIIPEFVGYTFAVHNGRKFVPVFVTENMVGHKLGEFAPTRTYYGHGTDKKKKK, encoded by the coding sequence ATGGCCAGATCGATCAAAAAGGGCCCTTACGTCGAAGAGAGCCTGATGCGCAAGATCGACCCCGATGCTGCACCCGATTCCCGGAAGGTCATCAAGACCTGGTCCCGTCGGTCGACGATCATCCCCGAGTTTGTCGGCTACACCTTCGCTGTGCACAACGGCCGCAAGTTCGTTCCTGTTTTCGTCACCGAAAACATGGTCGGTCACAAGCTGGGCGAATTCGCACCCACCCGGACCTATTACGGTCATGGTACGGACAAGAAGAAGAAAAAGTAA
- the rplB gene encoding 50S ribosomal protein L2 → MGIKKYKPTSPGRRHMTSANFDEITRSTPEKSLLAPLKSTGGRNNKGRITKRHTGGGHKRKYRIIDFRRDKRDIPAKVVSVEYDPNRSARIALLTYADGEKRYILAPHGIQVGQEVIASERADIKPGNAMPIRSIPLGTWVHNVELKIGKGGQLARSAGAYAMIAAKEGKYAQLRLPSGEVRLVLQDCFATVGQVGNLDHENVKLGKAGRARWLGRRPQSRGVAMNPVDHPHGGGEGKSSGGRHPVTPWGVPTKGYKTRTNKRSDRFIVRRRKK, encoded by the coding sequence ATGGGCATCAAGAAATACAAACCGACATCACCTGGCCGTCGGCACATGACCTCGGCCAATTTCGACGAGATTACACGTTCGACCCCGGAAAAGTCGCTGCTGGCCCCCCTGAAGAGCACCGGCGGCCGCAACAACAAGGGGCGGATCACCAAGCGTCACACCGGCGGTGGTCACAAGCGCAAGTACCGGATCATCGATTTCCGCCGCGACAAGCGGGATATCCCGGCCAAGGTCGTCAGCGTCGAGTACGATCCCAACCGTTCGGCGCGGATTGCGCTGCTGACCTATGCCGACGGCGAGAAACGCTACATTCTCGCACCGCACGGCATTCAGGTCGGGCAGGAGGTAATCGCCTCCGAACGTGCCGATATCAAGCCCGGCAACGCCATGCCCATTCGCTCCATCCCGCTGGGTACCTGGGTGCACAATGTCGAGTTGAAGATCGGCAAGGGTGGCCAGCTCGCCCGCAGCGCCGGCGCCTATGCGATGATCGCCGCCAAGGAAGGCAAGTACGCCCAGCTGCGGCTGCCTTCGGGCGAGGTGCGGCTGGTGTTGCAGGACTGCTTCGCCACCGTCGGCCAGGTCGGCAACCTCGATCACGAGAACGTCAAGCTCGGCAAGGCGGGCCGCGCCCGCTGGCTCGGCCGTCGGCCCCAGTCTCGTGGCGTCGCCATGAACCCCGTCGACCATCCGCACGGCGGCGGCGAGGGCAAGAGTTCGGGCGGTCGGCATCCGGTCACCCCCTGGGGCGTGCCGACCAAGGGCTACAAGACGCGAACCAACAAGCGCTCCGACCGCTTCATCGTGCGGCGGCGCAAGAAGTAA
- a CDS encoding 50S ribosomal protein L23 has product MKPVHQILKRPLITEKTSMIREGGNVVAFEVARDANKIEIKQAVEKVFDVKVETVNTVLVAGKVKRFGRNIGKRSNWKKAYVTLAEGSEIDLFGV; this is encoded by the coding sequence ATGAAACCCGTTCATCAGATTCTCAAGCGCCCCCTGATTACCGAGAAGACCAGCATGATCAGGGAAGGCGGCAATGTCGTTGCCTTCGAAGTCGCCCGTGATGCCAACAAGATCGAGATCAAGCAGGCGGTGGAAAAGGTCTTTGACGTCAAGGTGGAAACTGTCAACACGGTTCTGGTTGCCGGCAAGGTAAAGCGCTTCGGCCGCAATATCGGCAAGCGCAGCAACTGGAAGAAGGCCTACGTGACCCTCGCCGAGGGCAGTGAAATCGATCTCTTTGGTGTTTAA